CCGGTCGGTGAAGAAGACCGTGCCCGCTCCCTGCCGGCGGGCGATCCGTATGGCCTCCTCCAGGTGCGTACGCGGCAGCCCGTGGACGAAGTGCGCGAAGCGGCCGGGCCCGTAGGCGGCCGTCCACTCGGCCGCCTGTGACCAGCGGTAGTCGGCCCATCCCCCGCGGAAGGTGACGAGCTGGTCGGCGGCCTCGGCGTATCCCGGGTACGGGTGGGTGCCGTGGCCCAGGACCAGCCGCCCGCCGCCCTCCTGCTCCGCGCCGTCGTCGAGGAGGGCGGCCAGGGTGCTCGTGAGCCGGCGGACGGCGGGCAGGCCGGCGCGGTCGGCCGGGCAGCGGTCCAGGTAGAAACCGCCGACCCGGTACCAGTCGAGGAAGGACCGGGCGTCCTCGACCAGCTCCCCGTGGGGACGGCGTCCGTACGCCAGGTCGAGGTGGCCGAGCAGCCTGCCGCCGGCCGCCCGGGCCGCCTCGTCCGGCATCTCGCCGCGCAGGGCCCGGCGGCGGGCGTCACGCAGCCGGCCGGCGGCTTCCAGGCAGTGCGGGTCGGGCCGGTACCCGGGCCCGTTGTCGATGTTGAGCACGGCCCAGTGCAGGGGCGTCCCGGGCCGGCCCAGTTCGGCCCATTCCCCGGGCGCGAGCAGCGGATGGCCGTAACCGGGGACACCGACGCCGGGCTGCGGACCCCTGCCGGTCCGCAGCCCGGGACCCGTGCCGGTCAGATGCGGCACGCCGCCTCCATCCAGATGTCGGCGAGGGACTCCTCCAGGTTGATCCGGGGGCGCCAGCCGAGCCGGTCCCTGGCGGTCCGTACGTCCGCCTGCTGCCAGGCCCCGCAGCCGTCGGGGTAGGGGGACGGGGTGACCGGGTGGTGTTCGACGGCGGACTCGACGGAGGTGCGGGGGGCGCCGATGGGCAGCCGGCCGGGCGGCGCGTCGAGTTCGTGGAGCGCGCCGCCGTATCCGGCGACCCGGGCGAGGACGGCCGCCGCGTCCCGCAGCCGCACGGCACGGCCGGTGCCGATGTTGACGACCCCCTGCGCGGCGGAGAGCGAGGCGGCGTGCACGGCGCGCGCCACGTCCCGTACGTCGACGAAGTCACGCTGGACGCCGAGGCCGCTGAGTTTCAGTTCGGGGTCGCCGGACTGGATGGCCCGCCGCATGGTCTCGGCGAGCCGCCCGAGTGGGGAGCCCGCCGGGGTGCCGGGGCCGACCGGGGAGAAGACCCGGAGCACGACGGCGTCGAGCCCGGATCCCAGGACGAGTTCGGTGGCGGCCAGTTTGCTGACGCCGTAGGGGCCGCCGGGACGGGGCACGGCGTCCTCCGCGGTGGAGGAGCCGGGCTGCGAGGGCCCGTATTCGGAGGCGCAGCCGACCTGGACGAGCCGGGCGCTGCACCGGCTGCGGCGCATGGCCTCGCAGACGGTGGCGACCGCGACGGTGTTGTGGCGGGTCAGTTCCCTGGCCCCGCCCCGGGTGGCGCCCGCGCAGTTGACGACGACCCCGGGATGGACGGCGTCCAGGAAGCGGGTGAGCGCTCCCGGGCTGCCGCCCGCGAGGTCGAAGCGCACGTCGGCGTCGTCGCCGCGGCCGAGCGCGGTGAGGTGGACCGCGGGGTCGGCGAGCAGGCGGTCGGCGACGAACCGGCCGAGAAACCCGTTGGCTCCGAGCAGTAGAACCCTCATCACGCGCCCCCTCGCTGCCGACGGCGGGTTGCCGGTGCTGGGGTCTGGGGGGTCATGTCCGGTATCTCCTTTGAGGAAGGTGTGCTGTACGGAAGGTCCGCGGCGTCGGCTCCGCGGCGGGACGGGCTCTGCGGCTACGCGTTCGCGTGGGCAGAGGCCCGGGTGAGGACGGTCGGGGCGTGGATCAGCAGCCCGAGGGCTGCGGTGCCACAGGCGAGGACGGGGACCCCGCCGGGGCCGGCCGCGGCGACCAGGAGGTCGACCGGCCGGGAGAGGAGGCCGAGGCCGGGCAGACGCCCGGCCAGGACCAGGCAGACGGCGGCCGTCTCGGTGGCGCAGGCGGCGGCCAGGGCGGTGGCCCCGGGCTCCGGGAAGCCGTGGACGGCCAGCAGCCGGGCCAGGAAGATCAGGGTGCCCAGTGCGGCCGGGGCCACCAGGGGTCCGCCTCCGTAGCCGAGTCCGGCGAGGTGGAGCAGTGCGGTGGTGGCGCCCGTCTGGAGCGCGACCACCCCGAACAGCAGGGGGCGCACGCCGGCTCCGGATTCCGCCGGCGCATGGTTTCCGGCCGGGGCCCGGCGCACGGGTACGGCGTACAGGCGGGCGCACCAGACGGCGGGGGCGACGGCCAGGGCCAGCCCGAGGAGCGGGGCGGGGGTGGCGTGCCAGCCGCCCTCGGGGCCGCCGCTGATGACCTGGGCGAGCAGGTCGTCGCCGTACACGGCGTACCCGAGGAGCCAGCAGACGTACAGAGCGGTGCGGGAGCCGGGCCCGGTGCACAGCGGTCCGCCGCGCAGACAGAGCTTCAGACCGGCGAGGACGAGGAGCGCACCGGCGGCCGTGACGGCGAACCGCGCCCGGCCGCCGAGGATCCCCTCGGTCAGCCGGAGGACTCCGGCGGTCGCGAGGCAGGCGGCACCGGGCAGCAGGGCGAGCAGGGCCCGGCCCGCCGCCCGTGCCTCGGAGGCAGGCCCGGCGGGGCGGGCGGGGCCGGTGGAGCGCGTGGGGCCGGTGGGACAGCCGGACCCGGCGGTACCGGGCTCACGGGCGTGGAGCCCCTCGGCGGGTGAGAAGACGTCACGGCGCCGGCAACCGGCGGCGGCGCGGTCGGTGACACCGCGCGCCTCCAGGCCCGCGGCGGTCTCCAGCGGGCCCGCGGTCCGCTCGCGGAGGTCGCGGTGGCGGTGCGTCAGGGCCTTCCCCGGATCGGCGGATCCTCGCCGAGCCCCGGCCCGGCGGAAGGAGTGGCCGGCGATCTCCGGCGCCCGCGACTCCGGGGCCGCGGAAGCCGTCCCGCCCGGAGCCACGGGGGTCGTCCCGCCCAGGGCCACAGGGGCCGCCTCGTCCGGGGCCACGGAAGCCGTTCCGTCCGGGGCCACGGGAGCCGTTCCGTCCGGGGCCGGTACGCGCGTACCTCCGGGTCGGCCCCGGGGGGCGCCCCGGCGCTCGTCGTCGGTCATGGGGTCACGCATGGCCGCCACCCGCCCCGCGTGCGCCCGCGCACACGCCTTCGGGCCGCGCCCCGAAGGTCCGGCCGGGCTCCTCCGGCGCGCCGGAGGCCACCGGACGGGCGGGGGGCGGCTGCCCCGGCAGGTGGGCTCCGGGGGGCGGGGCGGAGGGGCGCGGCCCTCCGGCGCATCCGCCCGGACCGGCTTCCCCCGCCCGGC
This DNA window, taken from Streptomyces nitrosporeus, encodes the following:
- a CDS encoding NAD-dependent epimerase/dehydratase family protein, which gives rise to MRVLLLGANGFLGRFVADRLLADPAVHLTALGRGDDADVRFDLAGGSPGALTRFLDAVHPGVVVNCAGATRGGARELTRHNTVAVATVCEAMRRSRCSARLVQVGCASEYGPSQPGSSTAEDAVPRPGGPYGVSKLAATELVLGSGLDAVVLRVFSPVGPGTPAGSPLGRLAETMRRAIQSGDPELKLSGLGVQRDFVDVRDVARAVHAASLSAAQGVVNIGTGRAVRLRDAAAVLARVAGYGGALHELDAPPGRLPIGAPRTSVESAVEHHPVTPSPYPDGCGAWQQADVRTARDRLGWRPRINLEESLADIWMEAACRI
- a CDS encoding spherulation-specific family 4 protein, producing the protein MPHLTGTGPGLRTGRGPQPGVGVPGYGHPLLAPGEWAELGRPGTPLHWAVLNIDNGPGYRPDPHCLEAAGRLRDARRRALRGEMPDEAARAAGGRLLGHLDLAYGRRPHGELVEDARSFLDWYRVGGFYLDRCPADRAGLPAVRRLTSTLAALLDDGAEQEGGGRLVLGHGTHPYPGYAEAADQLVTFRGGWADYRWSQAAEWTAAYGPGRFAHFVHGLPRTHLEEAIRIARRQGAGTVFFTDRDGTRGQTDPFATLPSYWDEFVSRIGPGISE